In Gemmatimonadota bacterium, the DNA window AAAGCTCGGAAGCGGCTACCCGACGCAGCGCCCGGATCGTCTCCAGAGGCTCCTGCATCTCGTCCGCGATTTCCTGATCGGAGGGAGTCCGACCCAACTGCTGCGTGAGCGCGGTCTCCGTGCGCGAAAGCTTGACCAGGTTGGAGTTCTGATTCAGCGGAATTCGCACCGAACGGGTCTGTTCGGCCAGAGCCTGCAGCACGGTTTGGCGGATCCACCAGACGGCGTAGGAGATGAACTTCACGCCCTTATCCGGATCGAATTTCTTGACCGCTTTCAGCAGGCCTTCGTTGCCGATGCATACCAGCTCGGCCAGGCCCAATCCTCGCCCTTGATACTTCTTCACGTAGGAGATTACGAATCGCAGATTCGCGGTGACCAGGCGTTCCGCGGCTTCCTTGTCGCCCTCGCGAGCACGCCGCGCCAGCGCGCGCTCCTCCAGGGGATGCTCGATCAGAGGGTACTTCTCTACATCGAACAAGTACTGATCGAAGGAATCCAGGGCGCGGGACTCTGCAAACATGGATCGCGACATATCTGGATCGGTCGGGTTACGGAGACAAAAAAAGCAGCGGGTCGCACTGTCTGGGTGCGCGCGCCGCTGCCACTGGGCTCAAGAACCGCGTCTCAATGCGTCGCAATAAGACAAGCGAAGTCTCTTCCCTACGATTCTGTGTGCCAAGGTTAGAACGAAAGAATATATTCCTGGGGCCGATCGAGATCAACCCTTTAGGATCGAAATTCCGTGCTAGTGTACCGTT includes these proteins:
- a CDS encoding RNA polymerase sigma factor RpoD/SigA, which translates into the protein MSRSMFAESRALDSFDQYLFDVEKYPLIEHPLEERALARRAREGDKEAAERLVTANLRFVISYVKKYQGRGLGLAELVCIGNEGLLKAVKKFDPDKGVKFISYAVWWIRQTVLQALAEQTRSVRIPLNQNSNLVKLSRTETALTQQLGRTPSDQEIADEMQEPLETIRALRRVAASELSLDAPIDRGDRDSASFGERFAGAEGDDIENTVEHQARREFLDRMFEKYLTERERKILYLYYGLDDGEERTLEEIGSLLGVTRERIRQIRNRAFEKLRESPDGAALSGFWSAA